The Streptococcus oralis Uo5 genome includes a window with the following:
- a CDS encoding DUF443 family protein, with amino-acid sequence MVNVELKFKYSNIAVFRIVEFKNKSYILDPTTIKGKSYFFGSLPKEVTAEMVELSPSNDSFRIKSKTPIGASTALVIMIQPLVGISHTLMKDAFISWGINQQILMKVVLFAFSVFLSYLMAVFYEKSAVRKFESRVPQNSKRRRLVFEPKGKRIIDWLFFTLGINIICLAFFIGLDSGYESAILVINGIISWWSFVLLRMPQIPDYYKTLTLTEIEEL; translated from the coding sequence GTGGTAAATGTGGAATTAAAATTTAAATATTCGAATATAGCAGTTTTTAGAATCGTTGAGTTTAAGAATAAAAGTTATATATTAGATCCTACCACTATAAAAGGCAAATCCTATTTCTTCGGTTCACTTCCGAAAGAGGTTACCGCTGAAATGGTTGAGCTATCTCCATCTAATGATAGTTTTAGAATAAAATCGAAGACACCAATAGGCGCATCTACTGCTCTAGTTATCATGATTCAGCCACTTGTTGGCATCTCTCATACGCTGATGAAAGATGCCTTTATTAGCTGGGGAATCAATCAGCAAATTTTAATGAAAGTAGTGTTATTTGCTTTCTCTGTATTTTTGTCTTATCTTATGGCTGTCTTTTATGAAAAAAGTGCGGTAAGAAAGTTTGAATCAAGAGTTCCCCAAAATAGTAAACGTCGTCGACTTGTTTTTGAACCCAAAGGTAAACGAATAATTGATTGGTTGTTTTTCACACTTGGAATTAACATTATATGTTTGGCATTTTTTATAGGACTTGACAGTGGTTATGAAAGTGCTATATTGGTTATAAATGGCATAATTTCGTGGTGGTCCTTTGTACTATTAAGAATGCCACAAATCCCAGACTACTATAAAACACTAACATTAACTGAAATTGAAGAGCTATAA
- a CDS encoding SAP domain-containing protein → MIESRPEFDKITSFDEFNKYYWYRDELSQICQSLGLENRGTKQELNDIIEQYFNGNLIKKSSVKRKKKRVEVVTLDTPLLECGFSFNANFREYFSTLTGVSPFKFTANMATAWRKVKKVNDLNFTIQDMLKVYDGNSDYAKYDHSVCQWNQFLKDFCADENSRNYSNKLKVASILWKEVRNSSNEKIYSKNLSTEYADRIKEYRK, encoded by the coding sequence TTGATAGAAAGCAGACCTGAGTTTGATAAAATCACATCCTTTGATGAATTTAATAAATACTATTGGTATCGTGATGAACTTTCACAGATATGCCAGTCATTAGGACTTGAAAATAGAGGTACAAAACAAGAACTCAATGATATTATTGAGCAGTACTTCAATGGGAATTTGATTAAAAAATCATCAGTAAAAAGGAAAAAGAAACGAGTAGAAGTCGTTACTTTAGATACGCCCTTACTTGAATGTGGATTCTCCTTTAATGCAAACTTTAGAGAATATTTCTCAACTTTAACAGGTGTTTCGCCCTTTAAATTTACTGCTAATATGGCCACCGCTTGGAGAAAAGTAAAAAAAGTAAATGATTTGAATTTTACAATCCAAGACATGCTAAAAGTTTATGATGGAAATTCAGATTATGCCAAGTATGATCATTCGGTTTGTCAATGGAACCAATTTTTAAAGGACTTCTGTGCAGACGAAAATAGTCGTAACTACTCAAACAAGTTAAAAGTAGCTTCTATTCTTTGGAAAGAAGTTAGAAATTCGAGTAATGAAAAAATTTATTCAAAGAATCTTTCGACTGAATATGCTGATAGAATAAAAGAGTATAGGAAGTAG